In Eriocheir sinensis breed Jianghai 21 chromosome 52, ASM2467909v1, whole genome shotgun sequence, one genomic interval encodes:
- the LOC126982928 gene encoding uncharacterized protein LOC126982928 isoform X3 encodes MRRTEGGGAAVAAVMGAARRMFRWCPTRALRRGVYLLLLWCSLCYLVFRFSGQEEAGFAHGGTGRLLLQKIVETRAPPFATTESAPNATTEFNPLEQEPSVDRSPSLSDQDLAEQIQAKIPNLPIIYWHKHKGTVISKNKTCAKFPSLYELSFNNMYWQTLKTSNGTFHLYGAYYDNRTLVAMKPVIRVLGMIDRLEPKVKTFCQLWFEDYKEPVFAKVWEYKYIWYKKWGNYKNGLFQPYLIGCQVPPGHRHLVPQSVSLVERPCDMATTNLRVIYNQPPNGQKEDFAVCVKGLDFLHDDLSVRLVEWLEMLHVLGANKVFLYDLEVHPNISKVLQHYEALGRVELTKLTLPGEQPNIPGLLHMYLKSKVTNKRQNELIPYNDCLYKNMYRYRYIALLDTDEIIMPKSSMSWKSLMDIVVPKALKTKKEPRASYNVRNVYFMDTMRHSHGWFREIPHYMHMLQHVYRSVNYTKPGQYVKCFHDPERVLTLHNHFPLACLGGSCSSYAVDTEDAHLQHYRADCVNTLKKSCSQEYKNHTILDTTIWRFREPLVGRVTDTLLKLGFFTPGSSNRLVDLPPSGVRRK; translated from the coding sequence GTTTTCGGGCCAAGAGGAGGCAGGGTTTGCACACGGAGGCACCGGGCGGCTGCTGCTGCAGAAGATCGTTGAGACACGAGCGCCTCCCTTCGCCACCACAGAGTCAGCCCCCAATGCCACCACGGAGTTCAATCCCCTGGAGCAGGAGCCATCGGTGGACCGTTCGCCGTCACTCTCAGATCAGGACCTGGCCGAGCAGATCCAGGCCAAGATCCCCAACCTGCCCATCATCTACTGGCACAAGCACAAGGGGACGGTGATCTCCAAGAACAAGACATGCGCCAAGTTCCCTTCACTCTATGAGCTGAGCTTCAACAACATGTACTGGCAGACCCTCAAGACCAGCAACGGCACCTTCCACCTGTACGGCGCCTACTACGACAACCGAACGCTGGTGGCCATGAAGCCTGTCATCCGCGTACTGGGCATGATTGACCGGTTGGAGCCCAAGGTCAAGACCTTCTGCCAGCTCTGGTTTGAGGACTACAAGGAGCCAGTCTTTGCCAAGGTGTGGGAGTACAAGTACATTTGGTACAAGAAATGGGGAAACTACAAGAATGGGCTCTTCCAGCCATACCTCATAGGGTGCCAGGTGCCCCCCGGCCACCGCCACCTTGTGCCACAGTCAGTGTCGCTGGTGGAGCGGCCATGCGACATGGCCACCACCAACCTCAGGGTCATCTACAATCAGCCCCCCAACGGGCAGAAGGAAGACTTTGCCGTGTGTGTCAAGGGCCTGGACTTCCTCCATGACGACCTGAGTGTCCGCCTGGTGGAGTGGCTGGAGATGCTGCACGTACTGGGTGCCAATAAGGTGTTCCTGTATGACCTGGAGGTGCACCCCAACATCTCAAAGGTGCTGCAGCACTACGAGGCATTGGGACGTGTGGAGTTGACCAAGCTGACCCTGCCTGGGGAGCAGCCCAACATCCCGGGACTGCTCCACATGTACCTCAAGTCCAAGGTCACCAACAAGAGGCAGAATGAGCTCATCCCATACAACGACTGCCTCTACAAGAACATGTATCGCTACCGCTACATCGCGCTGCTGGACACTGATGAGATCATCATGCCCAAGAGCTCCATGTCCTGGAAGAGCCTCATGGACATCGTGGTGCCCAAGGCCCTCAAGACCAAGAAGGAGCCTCGGGCGTCCTACAACGTGAGGAATGTCTACTTCATGGACACCATGCGCCACTCCCACGGCTGGTTCCGGGAGATCCCGCACTACATGCACATGCTGCAGCACGTCTACCGCTCCGTCAACTACACCAAGCCGGGCCAGTACGTCAAGTGCTTCCATGACCCGGAGCGCGTCCTCACGCTGCACAATCACTTCCCGCTGGCCTGCCTCGGTGGCAGCTGCTCCTCCTACGCCGTGGACACTGAGGACGCGCACCTCCAGCACTACCGTGCCGACTGTGTCAACACCCTTAAGAAGTCCTGCTCTCAGGAGTACAAGAACCACACCATCCTGGACACCACCATCTGGCGGTTCCGTGAGCCGCTGGTCGGCCGGGTCACGGACACCTTGCTCAAGCTGGGCTTCTTCACGCCTGGCTCCAGCAACAGGCTAGTGGACCTCCCACCGTCCGGCGTGCG
- the LOC126982928 gene encoding uncharacterized protein LOC126982928 isoform X4, with protein sequence MGAARRMFRWCPTRALRRGVYLLLLWCSLCYLVFRFSGQEEAGFAHGGTGRLLLQKIVETRAPPFATTESAPNATTEFNPLEQEPSVDRSPSLSDQDLAEQIQAKIPNLPIIYWHKHKGTVISKNKTCAKFPSLYELSFNNMYWQTLKTSNGTFHLYGAYYDNRTLVAMKPVIRVLGMIDRLEPKVKTFCQLWFEDYKEPVFAKVWEYKYIWYKKWGNYKNGLFQPYLIGCQVPPGHRHLVPQSVSLVERPCDMATTNLRVIYNQPPNGQKEDFAVCVKGLDFLHDDLSVRLVEWLEMLHVLGANKVFLYDLEVHPNISKVLQHYEALGRVELTKLTLPGEQPNIPGLLHMYLKSKVTNKRQNELIPYNDCLYKNMYRYRYIALLDTDEIIMPKSSMSWKSLMDIVVPKALKTKKEPRASYNVRNVYFMDTMRHSHGWFREIPHYMHMLQHVYRSVNYTKPGQYVKCFHDPERVLTLHNHFPLACLGGSCSSYAVDTEDAHLQHYRADCVNTLKKSCSQEYKNHTILDTTIWRFREPLVGRVTDTLLKLGFFTPGSSNRLVDLPPSGVRRK encoded by the coding sequence GTTTTCGGGCCAAGAGGAGGCAGGGTTTGCACACGGAGGCACCGGGCGGCTGCTGCTGCAGAAGATCGTTGAGACACGAGCGCCTCCCTTCGCCACCACAGAGTCAGCCCCCAATGCCACCACGGAGTTCAATCCCCTGGAGCAGGAGCCATCGGTGGACCGTTCGCCGTCACTCTCAGATCAGGACCTGGCCGAGCAGATCCAGGCCAAGATCCCCAACCTGCCCATCATCTACTGGCACAAGCACAAGGGGACGGTGATCTCCAAGAACAAGACATGCGCCAAGTTCCCTTCACTCTATGAGCTGAGCTTCAACAACATGTACTGGCAGACCCTCAAGACCAGCAACGGCACCTTCCACCTGTACGGCGCCTACTACGACAACCGAACGCTGGTGGCCATGAAGCCTGTCATCCGCGTACTGGGCATGATTGACCGGTTGGAGCCCAAGGTCAAGACCTTCTGCCAGCTCTGGTTTGAGGACTACAAGGAGCCAGTCTTTGCCAAGGTGTGGGAGTACAAGTACATTTGGTACAAGAAATGGGGAAACTACAAGAATGGGCTCTTCCAGCCATACCTCATAGGGTGCCAGGTGCCCCCCGGCCACCGCCACCTTGTGCCACAGTCAGTGTCGCTGGTGGAGCGGCCATGCGACATGGCCACCACCAACCTCAGGGTCATCTACAATCAGCCCCCCAACGGGCAGAAGGAAGACTTTGCCGTGTGTGTCAAGGGCCTGGACTTCCTCCATGACGACCTGAGTGTCCGCCTGGTGGAGTGGCTGGAGATGCTGCACGTACTGGGTGCCAATAAGGTGTTCCTGTATGACCTGGAGGTGCACCCCAACATCTCAAAGGTGCTGCAGCACTACGAGGCATTGGGACGTGTGGAGTTGACCAAGCTGACCCTGCCTGGGGAGCAGCCCAACATCCCGGGACTGCTCCACATGTACCTCAAGTCCAAGGTCACCAACAAGAGGCAGAATGAGCTCATCCCATACAACGACTGCCTCTACAAGAACATGTATCGCTACCGCTACATCGCGCTGCTGGACACTGATGAGATCATCATGCCCAAGAGCTCCATGTCCTGGAAGAGCCTCATGGACATCGTGGTGCCCAAGGCCCTCAAGACCAAGAAGGAGCCTCGGGCGTCCTACAACGTGAGGAATGTCTACTTCATGGACACCATGCGCCACTCCCACGGCTGGTTCCGGGAGATCCCGCACTACATGCACATGCTGCAGCACGTCTACCGCTCCGTCAACTACACCAAGCCGGGCCAGTACGTCAAGTGCTTCCATGACCCGGAGCGCGTCCTCACGCTGCACAATCACTTCCCGCTGGCCTGCCTCGGTGGCAGCTGCTCCTCCTACGCCGTGGACACTGAGGACGCGCACCTCCAGCACTACCGTGCCGACTGTGTCAACACCCTTAAGAAGTCCTGCTCTCAGGAGTACAAGAACCACACCATCCTGGACACCACCATCTGGCGGTTCCGTGAGCCGCTGGTCGGCCGGGTCACGGACACCTTGCTCAAGCTGGGCTTCTTCACGCCTGGCTCCAGCAACAGGCTAGTGGACCTCCCACCGTCCGGCGTGCG
- the LOC126982928 gene encoding uncharacterized protein LOC126982928 isoform X2, with amino-acid sequence MEEEEGGGAAVAAVMGAARRMFRWCPTRALRRGVYLLLLWCSLCYLVFRFSGQEEAGFAHGGTGRLLLQKIVETRAPPFATTESAPNATTEFNPLEQEPSVDRSPSLSDQDLAEQIQAKIPNLPIIYWHKHKGTVISKNKTCAKFPSLYELSFNNMYWQTLKTSNGTFHLYGAYYDNRTLVAMKPVIRVLGMIDRLEPKVKTFCQLWFEDYKEPVFAKVWEYKYIWYKKWGNYKNGLFQPYLIGCQVPPGHRHLVPQSVSLVERPCDMATTNLRVIYNQPPNGQKEDFAVCVKGLDFLHDDLSVRLVEWLEMLHVLGANKVFLYDLEVHPNISKVLQHYEALGRVELTKLTLPGEQPNIPGLLHMYLKSKVTNKRQNELIPYNDCLYKNMYRYRYIALLDTDEIIMPKSSMSWKSLMDIVVPKALKTKKEPRASYNVRNVYFMDTMRHSHGWFREIPHYMHMLQHVYRSVNYTKPGQYVKCFHDPERVLTLHNHFPLACLGGSCSSYAVDTEDAHLQHYRADCVNTLKKSCSQEYKNHTILDTTIWRFREPLVGRVTDTLLKLGFFTPGSSNRLVDLPPSGVRRK; translated from the coding sequence GTTTTCGGGCCAAGAGGAGGCAGGGTTTGCACACGGAGGCACCGGGCGGCTGCTGCTGCAGAAGATCGTTGAGACACGAGCGCCTCCCTTCGCCACCACAGAGTCAGCCCCCAATGCCACCACGGAGTTCAATCCCCTGGAGCAGGAGCCATCGGTGGACCGTTCGCCGTCACTCTCAGATCAGGACCTGGCCGAGCAGATCCAGGCCAAGATCCCCAACCTGCCCATCATCTACTGGCACAAGCACAAGGGGACGGTGATCTCCAAGAACAAGACATGCGCCAAGTTCCCTTCACTCTATGAGCTGAGCTTCAACAACATGTACTGGCAGACCCTCAAGACCAGCAACGGCACCTTCCACCTGTACGGCGCCTACTACGACAACCGAACGCTGGTGGCCATGAAGCCTGTCATCCGCGTACTGGGCATGATTGACCGGTTGGAGCCCAAGGTCAAGACCTTCTGCCAGCTCTGGTTTGAGGACTACAAGGAGCCAGTCTTTGCCAAGGTGTGGGAGTACAAGTACATTTGGTACAAGAAATGGGGAAACTACAAGAATGGGCTCTTCCAGCCATACCTCATAGGGTGCCAGGTGCCCCCCGGCCACCGCCACCTTGTGCCACAGTCAGTGTCGCTGGTGGAGCGGCCATGCGACATGGCCACCACCAACCTCAGGGTCATCTACAATCAGCCCCCCAACGGGCAGAAGGAAGACTTTGCCGTGTGTGTCAAGGGCCTGGACTTCCTCCATGACGACCTGAGTGTCCGCCTGGTGGAGTGGCTGGAGATGCTGCACGTACTGGGTGCCAATAAGGTGTTCCTGTATGACCTGGAGGTGCACCCCAACATCTCAAAGGTGCTGCAGCACTACGAGGCATTGGGACGTGTGGAGTTGACCAAGCTGACCCTGCCTGGGGAGCAGCCCAACATCCCGGGACTGCTCCACATGTACCTCAAGTCCAAGGTCACCAACAAGAGGCAGAATGAGCTCATCCCATACAACGACTGCCTCTACAAGAACATGTATCGCTACCGCTACATCGCGCTGCTGGACACTGATGAGATCATCATGCCCAAGAGCTCCATGTCCTGGAAGAGCCTCATGGACATCGTGGTGCCCAAGGCCCTCAAGACCAAGAAGGAGCCTCGGGCGTCCTACAACGTGAGGAATGTCTACTTCATGGACACCATGCGCCACTCCCACGGCTGGTTCCGGGAGATCCCGCACTACATGCACATGCTGCAGCACGTCTACCGCTCCGTCAACTACACCAAGCCGGGCCAGTACGTCAAGTGCTTCCATGACCCGGAGCGCGTCCTCACGCTGCACAATCACTTCCCGCTGGCCTGCCTCGGTGGCAGCTGCTCCTCCTACGCCGTGGACACTGAGGACGCGCACCTCCAGCACTACCGTGCCGACTGTGTCAACACCCTTAAGAAGTCCTGCTCTCAGGAGTACAAGAACCACACCATCCTGGACACCACCATCTGGCGGTTCCGTGAGCCGCTGGTCGGCCGGGTCACGGACACCTTGCTCAAGCTGGGCTTCTTCACGCCTGGCTCCAGCAACAGGCTAGTGGACCTCCCACCGTCCGGCGTGCG